From Nitrospirota bacterium, one genomic window encodes:
- a CDS encoding cytochrome C, whose product MRFAWLPIVLLAGFLALPMVSYGAGAHDGLSCTGCHGIHTAKGDVIFAVEPNKKAINPKTKQPTTGTTALCLGCHETMDKGGIGIMPVSATMSHPFGIAPDSKVATVPSILLRGGKLECVGCHDPHPSNSNYKYLRVDVGRGEKMQVFCSMCHGSKSGVKAEMVNIFDSMDERKAIQEPKPAVKTK is encoded by the coding sequence ATGAGGTTTGCATGGCTTCCAATAGTATTATTAGCAGGTTTTTTAGCTTTACCTATGGTGTCTTATGGTGCAGGTGCGCATGACGGACTTAGCTGTACAGGCTGTCATGGGATTCACACTGCAAAGGGCGATGTAATCTTTGCGGTTGAGCCTAATAAGAAAGCTATCAATCCAAAGACAAAACAGCCTACAACCGGCACTACTGCATTGTGTCTTGGCTGTCATGAGACAATGGACAAGGGTGGAATTGGAATTATGCCTGTCTCGGCAACTATGAGCCATCCATTTGGCATTGCACCTGACTCAAAGGTTGCTACTGTGCCCTCTATTCTCCTAAGGGGTGGGAAATTAGAATGCGTTGGCTGTCATGACCCGCATCCATCGAATTCCAATTACAAATACCTCAGGGTTGATGTGGGCAGGGGCGAAAAGATGCAGGTCTTCTGCAGTATGTGCCATGGCTCGAAATCAGGGGTTAAGGCTGAGATGGTCAATATATTCGACAGCATGGATGAAAGAAAGGCGATACAAGAGCCAAAACCAGCAGTAAAGACTAAATAA
- a CDS encoding PIN domain-containing protein → MTHRYTLDTSAIMAYFLGEKEAKEVSDILFRVKKGEASVYVCFMSFMEVLYRTWRLSGEDTGRRAYIMLRNLPVKEVREDEDLLLMASIIKATCPLSVADAWIVAAAQKTDSTLLHKDPELNNLKAVKTRRL, encoded by the coding sequence GTGACTCACCGCTACACGCTTGATACATCCGCAATAATGGCATATTTCCTTGGAGAAAAAGAGGCTAAGGAGGTCTCCGATATACTGTTCAGGGTAAAAAAGGGGGAGGCATCGGTCTATGTGTGCTTCATGTCATTTATGGAAGTCCTCTACAGGACATGGAGGCTTTCAGGCGAGGACACAGGCAGAAGGGCATATATCATGTTGAGGAACCTACCTGTAAAAGAGGTAAGAGAAGACGAAGACCTGCTCCTTATGGCATCCATAATAAAAGCCACCTGTCCTCTTTCAGTAGCTGATGCATGGATTGTAGCTGCAGCACAGAAGACAGACAGCACACTTCTACATAAAGACCCGGAACTTAACAACCTCAAGGCAGTTAAAACCAGAAGGCTTTAA
- a CDS encoding AbrB/MazE/SpoVT family DNA-binding domain-containing protein: MRTTVTSRGQTAVPANIRRKFRLEAESKLEWVVEENGIRVIPLPKEPIKAFEGALKGKLDFKKFIEDRQRERREELKRETQRK, translated from the coding sequence ATGAGGACAACGGTTACATCGAGGGGACAAACAGCAGTCCCCGCAAACATAAGAAGAAAGTTCCGTCTTGAGGCAGAATCCAAACTTGAATGGGTAGTTGAAGAGAACGGAATAAGGGTGATACCATTGCCCAAAGAGCCGATAAAGGCATTTGAGGGTGCTCTGAAGGGCAAATTGGACTTCAAAAAGTTCATTGAGGACAGGCAAAGAGAACGCCGAGAGGAACTGAAAAGAGAGACACAAAGAAAGTGA
- the folE gene encoding GTP cyclohydrolase I FolE, with product MDKEKIKKGVRLILEGIGEEPDRVGLKKTPERVFQMYEEIFAGLMPSSEEILKTIRGETHDEMILIKDIPFYSVCEHHLLPFIGKAHIAYIPRGEIVGLSDLVKALEYFAKRPQVQERLTTQLANLIMEKLKPKGCMVIIDAEHLCMSMRGIKKPGSRTVTSAVRGIFRTKASTREEMLELIRKER from the coding sequence ATGGACAAAGAAAAGATTAAAAAAGGAGTAAGGCTCATTCTCGAAGGCATAGGAGAGGAGCCGGATAGAGTAGGTCTCAAGAAAACCCCTGAACGGGTCTTTCAGATGTATGAAGAGATATTCGCAGGTCTTATGCCTTCTTCAGAGGAGATTCTAAAGACTATAAGGGGAGAGACGCACGACGAGATGATACTCATCAAGGACATCCCGTTTTATTCGGTATGCGAGCATCATCTTTTACCCTTCATAGGAAAGGCACATATTGCATACATACCACGAGGAGAGATAGTAGGGCTTAGCGACCTTGTGAAGGCACTTGAGTATTTCGCAAAAAGGCCACAGGTTCAGGAAAGACTTACAACTCAGCTTGCCAACCTCATAATGGAAAAGCTAAAGCCAAAGGGCTGTATGGTCATAATAGATGCAGAGCATCTCTGTATGAGCATGCGTGGAATTAAAAAGCCCGGCTCAAGGACTGTGACATCGGCAGTCAGAGGCATCTTCAGGACAAAGGCATCTACAAGAGAGGAGATGCTCGAACTTATAAGGAAAGAGAGGTAG